The stretch of DNA CAAACGCGACTTCGGAAAAATTATTAGCAACCGCCAGTGAGTTGGGAATCGACCGCATCAAATTGGGTTACTACAAATACAAAAAATTTGGCGCAATGGCTCAGGAGATGGATACCGTCAAAAAACAACTGGCCGCTGTCATTAAATTGGCCAAACCGTACGGCGTGCTCCCCTGCGTGCACATTCACTCAGGCAAATCAATCCCCTCGCACGGCACGCATCTGTACGAATTGATTAAGGACTTTTCCCCCGAGGACATCGGCGCCTATGTCGACCCGCAGCACATGACCAAAGAAGGGGGCATCGACGGTTGGCGGCAAGGGTTGGATTTGCTTGGCCCCTGGATTGCCCTGTCGTCGATGAAGAACTTTGCTTGGGAAAAAACTGACCGGGACAAATACGGCCAACAACATTGGCAAACGATCAACGTCCCCGTCGCCGACGGCGTCTGCCCGGTTCCGAAATTCATCGAAGCTCTGCATGCCCTGGGATACAACGGCGTGATCTCAATGCACAGCGAATACAAAGGCCGGCACAGTTTCCAAAACCTGGACACCGACGGCTGCATCGCTCAGACGGCCAAGGACATTCAATTCGTACGGCAGTTTGTCTGAAGCATCCGACTCCCAAACCGACGGCTCTGCCGTCGCAATCGACTACCGCTTGGCAATTCAACGGAGCAAATTCATGAAGCGGTCTCTGTTCACCGTTTTCACACTACTCTCGCTTTCCACGTTCGTTGGGGCCGATGATCCGCTTGGCCCTGCGGAGGAGGCGCAGGCGAAGGATGCGCGCGATGTCATCCATACCATCTTCCAGGGCCAGTCTCCCGACAAACTTGTCTGCGACACCACGCTCCGCGCGCTGCCGGACGGGTCGTGGGTCATGGTGATGCTCGGTGGAGGGGACAAGGAACCATCGCCGCGAAACCGGATCTTTCTCACCCGGAGTCTGGACCAGGGGCGGACCTGGTCGGAGATGCAGCCGATTGATTTTGGTGTCAAGAAAAATGATCCCAACCGCGCTTTGGTCCCCACTGAATTGATGGTGCACGGCGAACGCTGCACCCTGTTTTTTACAACGCATGACGGCCGTTTCGGTGAGGCGCGGACATGGCAGGCACACAGCAACGACTCTTGTCGCACTTGGTCGGCAATGACCCCCGTGCCCGATCCGTTGCATAAAGCTAGTTTCATACGGAATCACATTGTGACCCGCGACGGACGCATCATGCTGCCGTTTCAGTTTTATGTCGGAGAACGTTTCCCCCACAATCCGCGTAACGGCGTGATGATCAGTGAGGACGACGGCAAAACTTGGTCCGTCCACGGATGGATTCGGCTGACCGACAATGACAAATACCGTGGCTGGGCCGAAAACAACATCGTGGAGCTGGCCGACGGGACAATTTCGATGCTGATTCGCGCCGACAATTTGGGGGGCGTCTTGTATCGCGCCGACTCGCACGACGGCGGCAAGACCTGGCCCGATTTCGCCACCAAGACCGACATCCCCAATCCCGGTTCCAAAGCCACGTTGTATCCTCTCGGCGGCGACCGCGTAGCGATCTTGCACAATCCCCACCCCAAGCAGCGCAATCCGCTCTCGTTGTGGATCAGCGACGACGGTATGCAAACCTGGCCGTATCGCCGCGTCCTGGTCGACTCTCCCGGCCGCTTAAATTATCCCGATGGATTCGTCAGCCCCGACAAAGAGTTTCTGCATTTCGCATTTGATGACAACCGGCACCGCGCGGTGTATGTCGGTGCCAAGCTACCGGCTGCGGATTAGCGGCACTGTAACGCAGGGCATCTATGTATTTCACACAACTCCTGCTGCTAGTGATTGCAACAGCGGCTGATGAACCACTCCGTTTGGCAGAGGAAATGGTCGCTATCAATGCCGATGAAGCAAGGATGTGAGCCATTTGAATTTGGGGACTCTTTGTCATGCAGTGGTTTCATCGCACAATCGAACTGTTGAGAAAACATTTTGACAATGTGCGTTTACGTGCGCCTATCACGGAGGACGAGATTATTGGTTTACAATTCCAACGCAGTACGG from Symmachiella dynata encodes:
- a CDS encoding sugar phosphate isomerase/epimerase family protein; the encoded protein is MSQPNRRTFLHQTARTGLALAAGATVLGQSRSAEAAEAKTGNPLAVFSKSFQDRPIPEVCRIFKEIGADGLDLTVRPGGHIAPENVAEELPAAVQAAQDAGLKVYFLTTAITEPNATSEKLLATASELGIDRIKLGYYKYKKFGAMAQEMDTVKKQLAAVIKLAKPYGVLPCVHIHSGKSIPSHGTHLYELIKDFSPEDIGAYVDPQHMTKEGGIDGWRQGLDLLGPWIALSSMKNFAWEKTDRDKYGQQHWQTINVPVADGVCPVPKFIEALHALGYNGVISMHSEYKGRHSFQNLDTDGCIAQTAKDIQFVRQFV
- a CDS encoding sialidase family protein; the encoded protein is MKRSLFTVFTLLSLSTFVGADDPLGPAEEAQAKDARDVIHTIFQGQSPDKLVCDTTLRALPDGSWVMVMLGGGDKEPSPRNRIFLTRSLDQGRTWSEMQPIDFGVKKNDPNRALVPTELMVHGERCTLFFTTHDGRFGEARTWQAHSNDSCRTWSAMTPVPDPLHKASFIRNHIVTRDGRIMLPFQFYVGERFPHNPRNGVMISEDDGKTWSVHGWIRLTDNDKYRGWAENNIVELADGTISMLIRADNLGGVLYRADSHDGGKTWPDFATKTDIPNPGSKATLYPLGGDRVAILHNPHPKQRNPLSLWISDDGMQTWPYRRVLVDSPGRLNYPDGFVSPDKEFLHFAFDDNRHRAVYVGAKLPAAD